In Choloepus didactylus isolate mChoDid1 chromosome X, mChoDid1.pri, whole genome shotgun sequence, a genomic segment contains:
- the BEX5 gene encoding protein BEX5 isoform X6, translating to MENVPQENEGGEQVPVQNGEEARPLGGGEAQEAEGNIRGGWAPPAQDFGGNEPNRFVNNIDMIDGDADDMERFMEEMRELRRKIRELQLRYSLRILIGDPPHHDHHDDFCLMP from the coding sequence ATGGAAAACGTCCCCCAGGAAAACGAAGGAGGGGAGCAGGTTCCCGTGCAGAATGGAGAGGAAGCCCGCCCTTTGGGAGGTGGTGAAGCCCAGGAGGCTGAAGGAAATATTAGAGGGGGTTGGGCTCCACCTGCCCAGGATTTTGGAGGGAATGAGCCCAATAGATTTGTCAATAACATTGATATGATAGATGGAGATGCAGATGATATGGAACGTTTCATGGAGGAGATGAGAGAGCTAAGGAGGAAAATTAGGGAGCTTCAGTTAAGGTACAGTCTGCGCATTCTTATAGGGGACCCCCCTCACCATGACCATCATGATGATTTTTGCCTTATGCCTTGA
- the BEX5 gene encoding protein BEX5 isoform X5, which translates to MKWRGENWAFRQLEERILRKLQQKSEKGVNRNWGSELTVTWPLRDPEPTFREVSPPSCGLLAFRGGGRARYSPEGGRACSPGKEEVVEANPDPWQVFRSVGVADLKAKRGITASDPCR; encoded by the exons ATTGGGCGTTTAGACAATTAGAAGAAAGAATTCTTCGGAAGCTCcagcagaagtcagagaaag GTGTGAACCGTAATTGGGGATCTGAGCTCACAGTGACGTGGCCCTTACGAGACCCAGAGCCGACATTTAGAGAAGTTTCTCCTCCCAGTTGCGGTCTGCTAGCCTTTCGCGGCGGTGGGCGGGCTCGCTATAGCCCCGAGGGCGGGCGAGCCTGTAGCCCAGGGAAGGAGGAAGTCGTAGAAGCTAACCCTGATCCGTGGCAG GTCTTTAGGTCCGTTGGCGTTGCAGATCTCAAGGCTAAGAGAGGAATAACAGCCTCTGATCCCTGCAGGTAG
- the BEX5 gene encoding protein BEX5 isoform X2, which yields MKWRGENWAFRQLEERILRKLQQKSEKGVNRNWGSELTVTWPLRDPEPTFREVSPPSCGLLAFRGGGRARYSPEGGRACSPGKEEVVEANPDPWQCEEWRASGRRSGGVKVHFGAGNAGLRGFGLGTSSLLRGRLLSRRASDPGKEAGNEKLFLALGGL from the exons ATTGGGCGTTTAGACAATTAGAAGAAAGAATTCTTCGGAAGCTCcagcagaagtcagagaaag GTGTGAACCGTAATTGGGGATCTGAGCTCACAGTGACGTGGCCCTTACGAGACCCAGAGCCGACATTTAGAGAAGTTTCTCCTCCCAGTTGCGGTCTGCTAGCCTTTCGCGGCGGTGGGCGGGCTCGCTATAGCCCCGAGGGCGGGCGAGCCTGTAGCCCAGGGAAGGAGGAAGTCGTAGAAGCTAACCCTGATCCGTGGCAG TGCGAGGAATGGAGGGCTTCGGGGAGGAGATCAGGAGGAGTCAAAG TCCATTTTGGAGCCGGAAATGCTGGGCTGCGGGGGTTTGGTCTGGGGACCAGCTCTCTATTGCGAGGCAGACTGTTGAGCCGGCGGGCTTCTGACCCAGGGAAAGAGGCGGGGAACGAGAAACTGTTTCTGGCCCTTGGAG GTCTTTAG
- the BEX5 gene encoding protein BEX5 isoform X1, whose translation MKWRGENWAFRQLEERILRKLQQKSEKGVNRNWGSELTVTWPLRDPEPTFREVSPPSCGLLAFRGGGRARYSPEGGRACSPGKEEVVEANPDPWQEAGEQAVSDGGGVPEEGMVRNRLDSCRAARRVRCRRPQVLGKRTLQQVGVCIPGISSPSVHFGAGNAGLRGFGLGTSSLLRGRLLSRRASDPGKEAGNEKLFLALGGL comes from the exons ATTGGGCGTTTAGACAATTAGAAGAAAGAATTCTTCGGAAGCTCcagcagaagtcagagaaag GTGTGAACCGTAATTGGGGATCTGAGCTCACAGTGACGTGGCCCTTACGAGACCCAGAGCCGACATTTAGAGAAGTTTCTCCTCCCAGTTGCGGTCTGCTAGCCTTTCGCGGCGGTGGGCGGGCTCGCTATAGCCCCGAGGGCGGGCGAGCCTGTAGCCCAGGGAAGGAGGAAGTCGTAGAAGCTAACCCTGATCCGTGGCAG GAGGCGGGCGAGCAGGCGGTGTCTGATGGAGGGGGAGTGCCGGAGGAGGGCATGGTGAGGAATCGACTGGATTCTTGCAGGGCGGCGCGAAGGGTGCGCTGCCGGCGACCCCAGGTGTTGGGAAAGCGGACCCTACAGCAGGTCGGGGTCTGCATTCCAGGCATCTCTTCACCCTCAGTCCATTTTGGAGCCGGAAATGCTGGGCTGCGGGGGTTTGGTCTGGGGACCAGCTCTCTATTGCGAGGCAGACTGTTGAGCCGGCGGGCTTCTGACCCAGGGAAAGAGGCGGGGAACGAGAAACTGTTTCTGGCCCTTGGAG GTCTTTAG
- the BEX5 gene encoding protein BEX5 isoform X3, which produces MKWRGENWAFRQLEERILRKLQQKSEKGVNRNWGSELTVTWPLRDPEPTFREVSPPSCGLLAFRGGGRARYSPEGGRACSPGKEEVVEANPDPWQEAGEQAVSDGGGVPEEGMASLHPQSILEPEMLGCGGLVWGPALYCEADC; this is translated from the exons ATTGGGCGTTTAGACAATTAGAAGAAAGAATTCTTCGGAAGCTCcagcagaagtcagagaaag GTGTGAACCGTAATTGGGGATCTGAGCTCACAGTGACGTGGCCCTTACGAGACCCAGAGCCGACATTTAGAGAAGTTTCTCCTCCCAGTTGCGGTCTGCTAGCCTTTCGCGGCGGTGGGCGGGCTCGCTATAGCCCCGAGGGCGGGCGAGCCTGTAGCCCAGGGAAGGAGGAAGTCGTAGAAGCTAACCCTGATCCGTGGCAG GAGGCGGGCGAGCAGGCGGTGTCTGATGGAGGGGGAGTGCCGGAGGAGGGCATG GCATCTCTTCACCCTCAGTCCATTTTGGAGCCGGAAATGCTGGGCTGCGGGGGTTTGGTCTGGGGACCAGCTCTCTATTGCGAGGCAGACTGTTGA
- the BEX5 gene encoding protein BEX5 isoform X4, with protein MKWRGENWAFRQLEERILRKLQQKSEKGVNRNWGSELTVTWPLRDPEPTFREVSPPSCGLLAFRGGGRARYSPEGGRACSPGKEEVVEANPDPWQEAGEQAVSDGGGVPEEGMSILEPEMLGCGGLVWGPALYCEADC; from the exons ATTGGGCGTTTAGACAATTAGAAGAAAGAATTCTTCGGAAGCTCcagcagaagtcagagaaag GTGTGAACCGTAATTGGGGATCTGAGCTCACAGTGACGTGGCCCTTACGAGACCCAGAGCCGACATTTAGAGAAGTTTCTCCTCCCAGTTGCGGTCTGCTAGCCTTTCGCGGCGGTGGGCGGGCTCGCTATAGCCCCGAGGGCGGGCGAGCCTGTAGCCCAGGGAAGGAGGAAGTCGTAGAAGCTAACCCTGATCCGTGGCAG GAGGCGGGCGAGCAGGCGGTGTCTGATGGAGGGGGAGTGCCGGAGGAGGGCATG TCCATTTTGGAGCCGGAAATGCTGGGCTGCGGGGGTTTGGTCTGGGGACCAGCTCTCTATTGCGAGGCAGACTGTTGA